DNA from Halomonas sp. GFAJ-1:
GCAGAGGGTACGAGCAGCGCCTAATAAACTGCCGTCTCCACCGACCACAATCACTAAGTCACACAGCTCACCCAGCATGCGGCGGCTGGCTTCTGGCTGACCGTGGTCTGGAACAACCGTGGCGGTACGATCTTCAATCAGCACTTTGTAGCCGTGAGAAACTAAGTAAGTAACCAGGCGCGTTAGCGAGTCAACCACCCCATTACTGCCAAGGCGGCCGATTAAACCAATCGTTTTGAACGGCTTACCCTTTCGCGCAAAATCCACTGGTGCAATATGTATCGACGGAGTATCAGGCATGGGCGGCTCTCGCTAGCATCAGCCGACATTATGTAGAGTCGGGCGGTATCGAGCAAATAAGTCGCCTGCCGGCTTTCTGAAGTAACAGGGTCATTATGCTGCGGCTGGGGTTCTACGCTTTAGCCACCATTGATTGAGCCAAAGCGAAGCCATCATGATCACCGCGCCTAAAATAAGCTTGGCAATATCGGCATCGCGATTCCAGATCACGAGATTGACCACCAAACCTGCTGGCACCAGCGCATTGTTCATCACTGCCAGCGTGCCGGCATCCACCTTAGCAGCTCCTTGGTTCCAAGCGAAATAACCAACGCCTGAGGCTACGAGGCCTAGCCAAGCCAATACCCCCCACTGAACGAACGTCGTTGGTAAGGCAGCGGTATTACCAAACAGCAGGAAGGCAGGCAGGGCAATCACCATAGCACCGACAAAGAACCAGCCAAACACGCTATGCCAAGGCAGCGTGGGCGGAAGGTCGGCGGCCAAGCGCCGATACCCAACCTGCCCAATGGCAAAACAGAGGTTAGCGCCCTGTACTACCAAAAATCCTACCCAAAAACCGCTGTCCACACCGTCGTAGCGGATCACACCAGCACCCAGTACGGCCAGCACGGCGGTAACGAGATAGATAGGAGTGAAGCGGCCAAACATAAGATCATCCAGCAGCGCTATATAGACAGGCGTAAAGATGGTAAATAGCAGTACCTCAGGCACTGATAGCAGCAAAAATGACTGATAAAAGAACACATACATAACACCCAACTGCACAGCGCCTAGGGCCATGAGCGCCAAGCGCTGCTTGCCACGAAGCAAGCTGGGGCGCAAAAAGGGAAGGAACACCAGCATAGCCAGGGTAACCCTTACCAAAACAGCGAAATAACTATCTACCTGGCCCGCCAGGTAAACACCAATTAACGAGAATGAGAACGCCCAAAGCGCCGTCACTCCGACAAGGTAGCCCATCGTAAACCTCTTTGTGTATAAAAGTTGACAGTAATTATACGCCTATCAAACACGCTGCCAATGGGCAAATCTGGCTTAATACCCTTTCAACCCTTCTTTTATCGCTGTTTTAACCAGCCAAGTGCATAAATAACCCCAGGCACCCACGCCAATAGTGTTAATAAAAGTGCCATCGTCACACGCTTTCCCCCTCCCCCGGTCAATCCAACCGCAAGAGGTGGCAGCAGTACCGCCAGCGCACTATAGGCAATCTGCAGCGAGGCAGGTTCTGAGACAGGCTGGGGATTCACTGACGCTTTGGGCTTAACAGCCGCCCTTTGCTGAGAGGTTGGCATTGTCGATGAGGGGGGTGTGGGTGGGATAAAGTGTTCTACGGACGATTGAGCAAGTTCCGCTTGCTCCCTCTCCCGCGCCAGCGCTTTACGGTGGGCTTCCTTATCGATTTTCTGCTCTAAGGTATCAGCCCCTTCTGCCAGGTCATCATGATGGCGCTCCCAATCCTGCCAGTCGTGAGGAGTGCCAGACTTAGGGCGTTGACTCCCCGCCCCACGGGCACGCTCCCAGGCTTTCTCCTCCAAGGTGTTAGGCCGCTCTTGGTCGCGATCAAGACCAACGCCTTGGCGATTAAGATACTCACGTGCGTCCATTTCAGACTCCTTACACCCGTTAAAAAGAACAAAAGCGTTGAAAAACAGCTTAGGAGGAGCAACGCAGAACCCGTTAAATCTCCTACAGTATGAAAAGCGTTGGCCCGTTTTGTTTCCGAAAAGTGATTCACTCTCTTAAACAAACTGGCAGGCGATGCACCTTCCCATCATGGGTTGAATAGCATGTCGTAAGGAGTGCCACCATGAATAAGAAGACCCCCGATACTGTTCGCGATATTATGTCTCGTGACTGCTATCGTGTCTCGCCCGAGACCTCGATTACCACGCTCGCACAGGGATTAGCCCTTCACCGCTTGCCCGGTGCGCCCGTCGTGGACGCCTCTGACCAGTTAATTGGCTTTATCTCAGAGCAAGACGTGCTCGGTCGCGTATTAGACAGTATTTACCATGATGATGAGGCGCCTCTGGTTCGCGAATTAATGCGCCAGGAAGTGCTTACCACGACACCGAATAAGAGTATCACTGATCTAGCCCAGGAAATGATGGGGGCCAAACCAAAGATTTATCCCGTCGTTGAGCAGCGGCGGTTAGTGGGTACGGTCACCCGCCGGGATATTTTAATCGCCTTACTGACGATTCGTCGCCATTGAGCACAACCTGACCTTTTATGACTCAATAAGCGCTTATCAAGTTAAACGTTAACCAAAAAAAACCGCTGCTTAATTTAATAAGCAGCGGAAGCAAGGGATCGAAAACAATAGCCAGAACAACACTATTAGCGACTGCTATCACTATGTTGCCTGTACACTCTCAGACACTTTGCTCAGAAAAAGTTCGCAAAACCGCAAAATTTTCGTCTCTCCAAGTGCAGGCGTATACTAGCCGTCACTATCACCGGAAATTATAGGGAGCTAAACATGGCGCTTTATTTGCTGGTGCTAGGGGTCTGCTTACTGGTTATAGGCTGCGTTTTTCTAGCACTAATATCGGTGGGAACGCCTCGTTACCGCACCGAGCCCAAAGATTTAATAGCACTGTTTGATAAAGCACTAGAGAGCCAAGTCAGTGAAACTGAGTGGAATACCATTATCGGCTACCCCATTAGGCACGATGAGTACCTAGACAGCATACGTCGCCGGGCCATGCATTTAATGGATACCCATGGGCGGCGTTGGCAAATTGCCCAAGGGAAATCGTTGCTTAACCAAGAAGGCCATGCGGAGCTTACCGTGCTGCGCGATCATCTAGCCGCCCATACAGCACTGCGAGAGTCTCAGCAACGTTAAGCGCTGGTTTACGCCATAGCCCGTAATAGTCACGAGGAGATCATTATGCCTGGCAGCACTATTCGGCACATCCCGTTGGAAAGTGCCACTAAGCACCACTCCCATGATTTCCATCAAATCGTGATTACGCTGTGTGGCTCTTCAGAATTTGAAATTGAGGGGCTAGGCGGGCGCGTGAACGCTTTTTCAGGCTGTATCGTGCCTGCTAACCATGAGCACTACTACTCGGGCCATGGCCATAACCGCCAGCTTATTCTCGATTTACCAGAAGATGCCCCCGCACTCACCGGTGAGCATCGTGAACTAGTCGCCCTTTTTGATGCTCCGCGTTTTTTCGCCTTGGATAATCCACTTCGCCACTATTTAGCATTTGTCGAGAGCGAGCTGACCCATGGCTTTGACACGCCATCCACCTCTTTCCAACAAGACCGCCTTGCTGCCACGTTATTAGGCTCATTAAAAGCCCGCCTGGGCTCAACTCCTAGCGCTGCCCAGCGCCGCCTTGATCTTGACCTAATCGATCGTTTTATTCGCCAACATTTGGCCGACGAGCTACGCGTGGCCGATTTAGCCAAACTTGCCTGCTTGAGCGAAGCACATTTTTCAGAACGCTTTCGCGCCCAAACGGGCCTTTCACCCTGGCAGTACGTAAAAAGACAGCGCTTAAATGCCGCTAGGCAACTTATTGTTCAAAGCCGGCTCCCGCTGACCGATATTGCCATTCAAACCGGTTTTGCCAACCAAAGCGCGCTCTCTCACGCGTTTCGGCGCAGCTATGGCTTATCGCCCCGTAAATTGCGCCAGGGGGCTACTACGCCGATTGCCTCTCACCCTTCATCATCATTTTCTACTATTTTGCCTACTCCCTTACAGCCGTGAAGCATAGCCGTTGAAGAGTCGTTGGAAAGCCCTAAGAAACTAAACTAAAGTCTAAACAACATCCATCTTGCCGTGAAATTGACACGTTTTGCCATGAAAACGACATACACCCAAGGACGGGGCGTTCTACATTCGGGCGTTAGCTTGGGCACTATGCCCTGCCATCTACTGATCTAGTGCAGAATCAAGGGGGCCTCAATGCTCAATGCCAAAAAAATGCGTGATCCTGCCATCTGGCAAACCGACCTTGATATGTTGATGCAGCGTGTTAGCGACCACTACATCGTGGATGAAGACGCGTTTGTTGGCGAACTGATCAAGGTACTGGATGCCGATCGCGAAGATTTCGCACGCATTGAGACTAATACCGCAGCGCTGGTGCGCGATGTGCGCAAGATGGATACCGCCGTCGACACGATCGACGAACTATTGCAGCAGTACAGCCTGGATACCCACGAAGGCCTGATGTTGATGTGTCTTGCGGAAGCCATGCTGCGTATTCCTGACAAAGCCACCGCTGATGCGCTGATTGAAGATAAGCTTGGCCCGGCTGATTGGCAGTCGCATGTAGGTAAAAGCGAATCTTGGATGGTCAATGCCTCTACCTGGGGCTTACTAATGACCGGCCGCGTGCTTAAGCTTGACCACCCTAAAGAGGGCCAACCGGCTCACTTTATTAATCGCATGGTCAACCGCCTGGGCGAACCCGTTATTCGTCGGGCTATGTACGAAGCAATGAAAATCATGGGCAAGCAGTTTGTCCTGGGGCGCGACATTAATGAAGCCCTGAAGCGCTCCAAACCTCTGTTTAATAAAGGCTACACCTACTCCTACGATATGCTGGGTGAAGCGGCCCGCACCCGCGATGATGCCAAACGCTATTTTGATGACTACGCGCGCGCTATCGAGCAAGTCGGTAAAACCTGTAAATCATTAAGTGATAAGACCCCAGCGCCATCGGTTTCTATTAAGCTTTCCGCCCTACATCCACGCTATGAGTTTGGCCGTCGCGAGCAGGTGCTGGCAGAGCTGGTTGATACCGTCATCACGCTGGTTACCAAAGCGCGTGAGTTGGATGTTGCGGTCACCATTGATGCCGAAGAAGTGGATCGCCTAGAGCTATCCCTTGAGGTTTTCCGCGCGGTGTATTCAAGCAGTGCTGTAAAAGGCTGGGGCCACTTTGGTCTGGTTGTCCAAGCTTACTCCAAGCGGGCCTTGCCAGTTCTTCACTATATTAATCGCTTAGCGGATGAGCAGGGCGACGAGATCCCACTGCGCTTGGTGAAAGGCGCCTACTGGGATAGCGAAATAAAAGAGTCTCAACAGCTTGGCGTTGACGGTTACCCGGTATTTACCCGTAAAGCATGTACGGACGTGGCTTATCTAGCATGTGCTCAGTTCCTGCTGTCGAGCGACACCCAGGGGCGTATCTTTCCTCAGTTTGCTACACATAACGCCCATACCGTTACGACCATTCTTGAATTAGCGAACCACGACAGCCGTCCATTTGAATTCCAACGCCTGCACGGCATGGGTGAAGCGCTCTATGACGCCGCCCTTGAGCGTGCGCCGAAAGGCACTTACTGCCGCATTTACGCCCCGGTAGGCGCCCATAAAGACCTACTTCCCTACTTAGTACGGCGCCTACTTGAAAACGGCGCGAACTCCTCCTTCGTCCACCAAATTGTGGACCCGGATGTGCCGGTAGAATCGCTTTGCCAGCACCCCATTGAGACACTGCGCCAGCAAAAAACGCTCTACAACAAGCGTATTCCGCTACCTAAGGATATTTTTGGCCCGAAACGCCGAAACTCCCGCGGGATTAACCTCAATATCCGCAGCCATTACTACCCGATTAAGGAGAAAATGGCTGAGTTTATGGACAAACAGTATGCGGCCAAGCCGCTGCTGGCATTCGAAGTCAATGACGACGCTGCTAACACTCACAGCGTGACGGTACCATTTGATCGCAGACAAACCGTAGGTAGCGTGCAATGGACCAGTAAAGAGCAAGCAGCGAAAGCCCTAGACGCAGCTTGGGAAGCCTTCCCCCGCTGGGATGCGACACCGGTTGCTGAGCGTGCTGCGATTCTGCGCCGCTTGGGCGACCTGATGGAAGAGCACATGGCCGAGCTGATGACGCTCTGCTCCCGCGAAGGCGGCAAACTGCTCACTGATGGCGTGGATGAAATTAAAGAAGCTGTTGATTTCTGCCGCTACTATGCGATGCGCGCTGAAGAGTCGTTTGGCGAAACCATTGAACTGCCTGGCCCCACCGGTGAATCCAACCGTCTAATGATGGGGGGTAAAGGGGTATTTGCCGCCATTAGCCCCTGGAACTTCCCAGTCGCCATCTTCTGTGGGCAAATCGTTGCAGCGGCGGTTGCTGGCAATACCGTATTGGCAAAACCCGCAGAGCAAACCTCAATTGTCGCCCACCGGGTGATTGAGCTGCTTTACGAAGCGGGTATGCCACGCGACGTGGTGCAGCTACTGCCTGGCGACGGCCCCACCGTCGGTAGCGTGTTGACCTCCGACCCGCGTATCACCGGCGTAGTATTTACGGGTGGCACCGACACAGCACAAATTATCAATCGCGCCCTCGCTGCACGTGAAAACGCACCACTGCCAACGCTGATTGCTGAAACCGGCGGCATGAATGCCATGATTGTCGATTCCACCGCCCTACCCGAGCAGGTGGTCGTCGACGTGATTCAGTCGGCGTTTCAAAGTGCCGGGCAGCGCTGCTCAGCACTTCGCGTCCTTTACCTGCAGGATGACGTTGCCGACCGCGTTATCGACATCTTAAAAGGCGCCATGAACGAACTGCACATAGGCGACCCTCGCGACTTGGGCACCGACGTGGGGCCAGTGATTGATGAAGATGCCCGTAAAAGCCTGCTTGCCCATATCGAAAAATTAAAAGGTGAGAATCGCTTAGTCGCTGAAACACCCATGGCGGCAGAGCACACCCAACACGGTACCTTTGTCGCGCCGGTTGCGTTTACGATTGACAGCATCAACGCCCTTACCCAGGAACAGTTCGGCCCAGTGCTGCACATTGTGCGGTACAAGGCCAGCGAGCTTAAACGTGTGATTGACGACATTAATGGCCGGGGTTATGGACTAACATTTGGGGTACATAGCCGTAACGAATCATTTGCCGCTGAAATAGCGCAGAAAATTCGTGTAGGTAATGTGTACATCAACCGTAATATCATCGGCGCAGTGGTTGGCGTTCAACCCTTCGGTGGTCAAGGGCTTTCCGGCACCGGCCCAAAAGCCGGTGGCCCGCACTATCTGCAGCGCTTTATTACCGAAAAAACCATTACGAACAACACCGCCGCCCTAGGTGGCAACGCGTCGCTGCTGGCGCTAGGCGATGAGTGATCGGCTCATCAATACTTCTAACCTGAACTCCTGAAAAGGAACCGTCTCATGGTTGAAAATAATAGAGCGATTGCCTTCACATTCACGGCCTACCCAGGCCGTGTACTAGGCACAGGGAACATTGCACACAAGCAAAACCACAACCTTTCTGACCACCTTCTTAGCAGGCGCTCTTCGGGGCCAGTAACGTGAAAGAGATAAAGGGTTAACAAAAAAAGACGGCGTTCTTACCGAGCGATACCCGGTAAACACGCTAAACCTGTCGGAGCTAGGGTTGTACGAAAAGTCGGCTAACGCGGGTATTTTTCGACAAAGCCTAGGTCCGTTCTGACGAACTGGAGAAGTTTCATGGCTACTGGTGTTTGGATTAGCTTATTGGGTTACTTTGCGCTAATGATCGCCATAGGCGTTTACGCTATGCGCAAATCTACGTCTTCCTCTGAAGATTACATGCTGGGTGGCCGAACCCTCAGCCCCCAAGTGGCGGCCCTCTCGGCCGGCGCTTCGGACATGAGTGGCTGGTTGCTCCTAGGCTTACCCGGCGCAATGTTTGTCTCTGGCTTGGGGTCGGCCTGGATTGGTATCGGCCTGCTGGTAGGTGCACTCTTCAACTGGATATTGGTCGCACCACGCCTGCGTGAACAGACGATTCACTACGGTAATGCAATTACCATTCCTGCTTTTCTAGCGAACCGTTTCCCAACGCGCGCGCTGGCTCTGCGCACAG
Protein-coding regions in this window:
- a CDS encoding histidine kinase — translated: MNKKTPDTVRDIMSRDCYRVSPETSITTLAQGLALHRLPGAPVVDASDQLIGFISEQDVLGRVLDSIYHDDEAPLVRELMRQEVLTTTPNKSITDLAQEMMGAKPKIYPVVEQRRLVGTVTRRDILIALLTIRRH
- a CDS encoding AraC family transcriptional regulator: MPGSTIRHIPLESATKHHSHDFHQIVITLCGSSEFEIEGLGGRVNAFSGCIVPANHEHYYSGHGHNRQLILDLPEDAPALTGEHRELVALFDAPRFFALDNPLRHYLAFVESELTHGFDTPSTSFQQDRLAATLLGSLKARLGSTPSAAQRRLDLDLIDRFIRQHLADELRVADLAKLACLSEAHFSERFRAQTGLSPWQYVKRQRLNAARQLIVQSRLPLTDIAIQTGFANQSALSHAFRRSYGLSPRKLRQGATTPIASHPSSSFSTILPTPLQP
- a CDS encoding bifunctional proline dehydrogenase/L-glutamate gamma-semialdehyde dehydrogenase (proline utilization protein A; multifunctional protein that functions in proline catabolism in the first two enzymatic steps resulting in the conversion of proline to glutamate; in Escherichia coli this protein self regulates transcription via a DNA-binding domain at the N-terminus but the proteins from this group do not and in addition appear to have a truncated C-terminal domain), with the protein product MLNAKKMRDPAIWQTDLDMLMQRVSDHYIVDEDAFVGELIKVLDADREDFARIETNTAALVRDVRKMDTAVDTIDELLQQYSLDTHEGLMLMCLAEAMLRIPDKATADALIEDKLGPADWQSHVGKSESWMVNASTWGLLMTGRVLKLDHPKEGQPAHFINRMVNRLGEPVIRRAMYEAMKIMGKQFVLGRDINEALKRSKPLFNKGYTYSYDMLGEAARTRDDAKRYFDDYARAIEQVGKTCKSLSDKTPAPSVSIKLSALHPRYEFGRREQVLAELVDTVITLVTKARELDVAVTIDAEEVDRLELSLEVFRAVYSSSAVKGWGHFGLVVQAYSKRALPVLHYINRLADEQGDEIPLRLVKGAYWDSEIKESQQLGVDGYPVFTRKACTDVAYLACAQFLLSSDTQGRIFPQFATHNAHTVTTILELANHDSRPFEFQRLHGMGEALYDAALERAPKGTYCRIYAPVGAHKDLLPYLVRRLLENGANSSFVHQIVDPDVPVESLCQHPIETLRQQKTLYNKRIPLPKDIFGPKRRNSRGINLNIRSHYYPIKEKMAEFMDKQYAAKPLLAFEVNDDAANTHSVTVPFDRRQTVGSVQWTSKEQAAKALDAAWEAFPRWDATPVAERAAILRRLGDLMEEHMAELMTLCSREGGKLLTDGVDEIKEAVDFCRYYAMRAEESFGETIELPGPTGESNRLMMGGKGVFAAISPWNFPVAIFCGQIVAAAVAGNTVLAKPAEQTSIVAHRVIELLYEAGMPRDVVQLLPGDGPTVGSVLTSDPRITGVVFTGGTDTAQIINRALAARENAPLPTLIAETGGMNAMIVDSTALPEQVVVDVIQSAFQSAGQRCSALRVLYLQDDVADRVIDILKGAMNELHIGDPRDLGTDVGPVIDEDARKSLLAHIEKLKGENRLVAETPMAAEHTQHGTFVAPVAFTIDSINALTQEQFGPVLHIVRYKASELKRVIDDINGRGYGLTFGVHSRNESFAAEIAQKIRVGNVYINRNIIGAVVGVQPFGGQGLSGTGPKAGGPHYLQRFITEKTITNNTAALGGNASLLALGDE